TCCAGAACCACCCCTTCAGGAGTAGCCAACTCCATCCAGTCCTCTAGCAGcacctttggacaagggcaagaCCATAGAAATAGATTAGTTTTTATCTTGCTCTTGTTCAACTTCTAGAAGCTTTTCTTTTTAGATGTGCTGGAATAATTTTAGTCTGTCTTGAattctgttttcttaaaatacaattGGGTGGCTATTCCATTGGTTTTTCATTGCTTCTCTTTGCCTTTGCTGCTCCTTTATGCATACTTGTCAATACACTATATATATTTACATACCTCTGCAAATGTTTTCAAGTTTTTCCTTGATGTATCATTATGCAGCATCTAttcaatatactgcacaggctatgaaacTACTTATGCAGCTGCTTTTCAACTTATATTTCTCCTTATGCAACTgttctgcataacttatgcagtcccttatgcaactcATGCTATACTACACAacttatgcagtctccttatgcacctgttctgcaaagcatttattctgcataacttgtgcagctttcttatgcatcaccatcaTCTTTTAAATTCACATTTTAGATGATAAAAcactgctctataccaggtaactctttctttttgcttttaaatttaactattcctggttattcctctttgctttgagttttcatGCTGCACTgccttagacattgaggacaatgtccaattttgagtttgggggtgtgcattttgattttcgatgcatttttcatattttgagtataagaacatctcatcccattccatttatatatatatatatatatatatatatatatatattgtaaatattttacataacatccatacatacatatacataacacattcacatacacattatacatcacttagaaattgtacacattgcatacaaatatatttcttccatttagttaatgaattgctcatttttaggaatcatgcatctatgaaataaaatcttttgccaaatcccttgagtaatgagaagttgcctatgagagtgatttgacttaccttaagTTGGATTTgtagattgaaagtttcctaagagatgtaaagttttgaagtgtttatcccttgtctatatcttcttagccaaagagCCACCCAATTAGTCCTTTAGAGATTTGAGTGTTTAGAGGAAGTTATTGGAtaaaaggtagtcaaatgatgtctcaccaatcctagaataaattttctaaatCTTTCAAGGCAAAATATTAGCTTGTAATTGAAAagggagatgattaggcattctgtGATTGCAAACCTCTTATTTTAAACTTTTAACCTTCCCTTTATTACAACTAACTCTtataaacccctttgagcctttgtattccaaatttttcttgaaacctttattgctacctagccaatgaaccaaacaccctaacccttttcatgagaataattatttataatattaggtacactttatattcaaaaaaaaaagagaaaaatatataataatgaaaggcagaagaaatgcttgtcatcttgtaaaagtgttagtatatgtgcttttcactattgtcattcaaattgaaagaaatccacccaaagtaattaaaggaaatgagtttgggggtggcatttttagggacaatcatcaagaaaaaaatacaagatacaagtttaaagtatcaaagtgtccctccattttatgtattttgtaaaatatgctagcacttgaaaaAATTCTCATTGTATATCTCTctcctctttatatatatatatacataaaagtgtgccttatgttttcaagattgaaaatattctcatgctttgaatcccttTTAACCTTTTCCTTCTTAACCTCATTTTGAACCCTATAACCCTATTACattcctaaaaagacctttgatctcttgatagtacttgctacattagtggagataggagtagggagtttgcctatgggattggaaattcATTCATTCACTCattttccatcattctatatagagacactttggctgTTGATTGTTCTAAGATTCTTTTTtagcatgactttctcttttgattggttggtttgggaattttggatgataattgacttgatggctaagcggtgaaagcttggataagcattagattctttgcatcttgaaggatgggtatatggattgttggtatggctaaaggtatgttaagttactttaataggtgattttttatagctctttggacaaggcaccccctaaaattgcattatatttttaaatttgcttgaggacaagcaaagatttaAGTTTGTGGatatttgatacatgcattttgcatagtcattaaGGTTAGATTTCATGACCATTTCATTCACTTGTTAGTCACTTTTAacaaattttattagttatttagatagtttttcataattgtcaatttttggattaatttataattttactttgttttgtagaaaaaaatagtgtttttgaggaactaaaaagaaattttgccaatgAGGAGTgaaatgttgaaaaatgaaaggtGGCCAAAATATGCATAACCTgctgcataagttgtgcagttctgcacaagaagaagaagcaaactccaaaacctgccgaaacttgcataattactctgcatgacttatgcaagtTCAAGTcctgcttatgcagcttcacgaaaaactacataacttatgcagtctcgcACTCTGCCTATGCAGCTTCACGCTGAGAACCTAAAAcctgccgaaaactgcataagggcttgcataacttatgcagtccacttatgtagTTTCATAGAAGTCTTCAAAGCTGAAGAAACTGCACAACCaacctgcatagcttatgcaatatcACGGGAAACACCTGGAATCACCAATTTTGCATGGAATCTGCATAAGAAACTTGCACAACCTGTGCaactcttcataatgagctggcagaagattttcCTCACGTGAACTTCACCTCAAATACACCATTTTAGGACTATTtgttagaaatatatatatatatatatatatatatatatatatatatatatatatatatatatatatatatatatgtctttATTCTTTATCccatttcagaaaaaaaaaaaagagggggagGGGGGGGGAAGAAAAGAGCAGCAGTAGAGGAGAGTCAGAAAAATAGAGAGTGAAACGTCACTTTTCCTTTTCTGCACCAGATTTggatttttcttcctttcttctctattttttacctttcttgtattgtgtttcttagttcttagcatagactcaagttttatttccatattaactcagaatttcttgtaaatattatggatagtgagtagttttcattagattttggagttgggatgtaatatttgagatattttatggattttgattgggtaatccatattttgtggttttaatgaagttttatccatttcttgtgtgctcaatgatatgcttagtgtaggatcccattaagtattgttctTAATCCAATGTTGAAGCACCGAAATGAGAAAAccttatgatagataatcaagaaattggatttaattaacttagatttaaAAATAGaccaaggattaagaggatttacagattaattaaggaacttaatgggtcttgattaatttttaCTCCAcgaagtaggattagattgattaatgcactctttgtctcactcgaaagaatattcaaaggatttaaggattaatctccttaaaacccgtaaattccataaaattggataaccaatttaaaaatcccaaaatagcttgaatataaattctcaaactccaaaatcacccttttatcattgttaattttcaattgaatttaattgcttgccattttaaatcttgccatattttaatttacttattttaatttGCCGCAAATTTAGTTGAATCTTTACATTGTtgattagattattaattttacatataTAGATTTCACATTTCAATATCTATTAATATATTGctctaatttcaaaaatagttcaaattagtcaatttttatataaaaaattcaatcattaatacAATTCCTCATgaaaacgatatcttttctatattacttataTAACCTGTACACTTACAGTTAGGCCACATCAATCAACTACTTATCTTCCGTGGCCTTTCATGACATGCAAATACTAACTTTTGGTTGCTAAGTCAAATGCAGGAGTGTTCCTTACGCGCACTATAAAGATTTGAATTCATCATTAATTTAAGAACAATTGGACCCCATTTCTCCTGCAACATTTGATGGATTGGAGTAGCTCGTGCAAGAATCCCATTTCATTGGCTGGCCTAACAGCCCTAATCCTCACTACCCGACACAGAGCCTCCAGCATAAATGTTCATGATTCTTCCTTGGTACAACAAGCCCATCTTCTCCTTCATATTGTTTTTCAGTTTTTAACACATAAAACagcaatataatatttatatatcaaTTCTTTATGATCCACCCAAGTACAATCATTACCAAAAACTTTGATTTAGTGGATCTTTAATTAGTAGAATAAAGAATACCCATCCAGTGGGtacttataaaaatatttttatatatattctgATTATATAGTCTGATCAGTCACGAAATATATAGAATTAATATCCATCTGGAAACCATGAGATCACATGCATAACATTTGAGGTTGTTTTCTTGTTTTGTTGTCTTTAAGGGTGGGATGGTTGTGTAGTAGGAGGAAGGCAGCTAGCCAGTGGTGGTTGGGTTGTGGCTTGAGCGCTAGTCACAGGGAGATTCTGATTCtggcaaaataataataataataagaaaagccCTTCAATTGCATGACGTATATAAACCAGCTTCTGATTTTGGGAGTTTTCTGGGCTGTCATGTTTTGGGTATGTAAGGACACAGGCGGTGGGTCATGCAAAGATTAGGGAAGGATGTGTGTTATGCTATTTCTAAATTCCACTTTTATTGCCCTCCAtagtttttttattaaaatatcataGGCTCCAATAATATTGGATGGTTTTTTCTCTGTGAAGGATATAATAGAGCCGCCAATTCATTCTGCAATCTGCATTATAGATCCAAATTAGGGCAAAGCTCCATTGCATGTCACATGGTGCTTGCTTATTCCACTGTTTTACCCTTTTTCTGTCACTTGAAAATGGAATCACCTCATTTACATTTACAACCTTTAGAAGattagaacaaaaaaaaaaaaaaaaaagaaacttgaaactatttaatccttttttattattaatactttaaaaagTACATATTAAAGGAGATAAGCAAGTTTTTatgtaaatgaacataggatactGATGGTTCTCTCAGAAAAAACATAGGATACCGATGAGAAGGGTAGGGCCAATTGAGTTGGGTCACGGTCCACAACTGACGCGCCCAACAAGTAAAATGGGCCCAACACAAGTCTTGTCACTGCAAGAATCTAGGACCCACTCCATAGTGTATGTATGGAAAAGAGTAGGGTCCTCAATAATAGTAGCCAACAAGGGCAGTGTAAGGTACCCACAAGATACAGGGTACCCAGCACCCACTGGTTGTGTGTCAAATTTGGAGCAACATTAACAAAGCCTTGGTTGCCGCTTGCCAACTGCCATGGGCTTGGGCTTTTCCACTTTGACTGTGAAATCTATGATGGTGAATGGAGATAAgtctttttttttaaagaaaagacGACTCCTTGTAGGACCCACTGACTATACATGGACCCCACCATTTCCCACTATCAACCGTCCAATGTGCCCATCATCTCTCATCTCAGAGGCCAACGCCAGCCCCAGCTTTTCAAAACCCCACACCCACATCCCTCAAGTGggtcattattttattttaggtAAACCCTAAACACCATGAACAGATTGTATCCTAACCCATCAATTATGCAAAATTTATGGTCACTGTCATCattatcattattttaatttcatatattttaacAGGTTACGGATTGCTAACGTGGCAAGATTGACGTGCATTGACGGGACCAATTTGTATTGTCGCGTACACGTGTTGGGCTATGAAAGGACATGTAGATGAAGAGAGCTTTTGAGGGTACCCACGTGGAGGATGGGGCCCCTATTGGATGCATTTGACATTGTCAAACAAAGATAAGTTTTCTTGCTGGGTCCATTAGAGGAAGGAGAATGAAATCTGACGTGGACTTAATATAATGCTCTTGACTTGCCTGGATTATTCACCAAAAGGAAATAATCTCTCATCTAATCATGTGTTTTATGCCTCAACTTTTTACCAACATTACAATACTACTctttggttaaaaaaaaaaaaattacaatagtAGCTAATTGTTGAAATATTATTTGATATTATTTGTATTTTTTTCAAGAGATAGCCTACAAGATATACCTAATAATCATCTTAATTACAATATTACAACGAAAATTGGTAACATACAATTAAATAATATGTAAATACAATCAATTCAATATTGGtgaaatttgaatttgaaatattAATCGAATAATGTctctctatttatttttatttgtcattTTTAATAAGTTAATTTGTCCAAAATTATCCATCATCTTGAAGAGATTaagaaatattaattttttttccatttttaatattttctttaataaatatgataattatttttataaatttttaaaatttattttatcacCTGCTTTATAATTAGGCGAAATACaagtaaatttagttaaattaaaaaatatttttttatatgatttaaattatttaattactacattaattattatgaaaaaattttaaatgaaagatAAAAACGTATGGGGAGAGGTGTATAAAATATTGAAGTGGATTGATTTTATTGATGAATTTTTCAATGAAATATAATAAACCCATTTTCCATTTCATTGGTCTATTATGATATACTATTTCATATAGCATTATCAGTTGATTATCTCAAGAATCTCTAATTACATCAGGAGGCAAGTACATTGGTGTTTGTATGCAAGTGATCAAAGAAAATCAATTCATTATTCACAAGGAAGGTTTAAAAACACAATGTCTAAAATTAGTAAATTACCCATGACAAATAATAGCCCAATCGTCCAAAATGGGCAAGTCACTTTCTTCCAAGCTCACTCCTCTCCTCCTGACACTGCTCCTCTCGACAAATAGGCACACTCATCCTTAACCGATTGGTAAGTGGTGAACACGCGCATCCATGAGCACGTGAAGGCCATCTAATGCGTGCTCTAGTCTTTCGTTTTCTTTAAACAGTTTGGTGCCCATCTTGGCTTCACTATTCATAAAAACCATTATTTGATAGAAGAGGAAATGCAGACAAAATGAGCCCCAAATTCACATGAAATGAAACTGAGCCTTTTCTCTTCTCCTTCAGTGAAGTGGCCAATGCTATATATACATGTCTTCTCCTTCAAAGCCACCCTATGTTAGAGCCAACCTAATGGACTCATAACTATATCTTCTTCTCATTCATTTTCTTTTTGCCAAAAATTTCAAGTGGGTTTTGAGTTATCAGATCAATTTGGCCGCTTTATGGCCAAAGGAAGGAGGCTAACGACGAGTCGTAGTGAAAGGCTGTTGGGAAGCTTTGCTTACAGTAATGGCCAAGAAACCAACGTCAACGACTTGTCGGAGCTAGGCGAGGAAGATGTGTGGTCGATGGTTGATGATGAGGCGCACCGGAATGACCAGATTAACAATAATTCTCAGGAAGACTGGATTTCACGCGCCGATGTTGAGAGTAATGGGAATATGTCTATAAGGAGCCGCCGCCGAATCCCCCGAGACCGAGGTGACCACCACGTGGGAGGGTTATCTTTGGCCTTCGAAGATTCTTCGGGCAAGACGGCTTCGTCGAGAATCGTGCACCAGTTCCGTGGACATGACAGCGTGGCACCAGAAGCATCATCTCCTCGTCACATGGCCACGTCAGCTCCTGTGAACGTGCCGGACTGGAGCCAGATCCTCAGGGTCGACTCGGTTGAGTCATTGCATGACTCGGATGAGGGCTACGATGACCGTGATTCGGAGATGGTCCCCCCACACGAGTACCTGGCGCGTGAGTACGCTCACAGTAGGAAAATGGGTGGCGCCTCTGTCTTCGAGGGAGTTGGAAGGACTCTGAAGGGCCGTGACATGAGGCGCGTGCGCGATGCAGTGTGGAGCCAAACAGGGTTTGATGGTTAAAAACCAAAGACAAGGCCTATCAGTGTTGTTCTCGAGAGATTGCTTATAAATTTTTTCCTTGGGCAATGATTCGGCCGATTTGACTCGGGTTAACTGAGTCAACTCTGTAACGAGTGAGCTCAAGCATAACTCTGCTTGACGAGGAGCCTGCTCCATCTTCTGTCGAGGATTGGAATTTGGAATTCATGCACTTGTTTGTTAGTACTATTTTTCTGCTGATTAATTCAGTCCCCATATTCTTACCCATACATTCACTCTTTGAAATCAAATAACTTAataataccaataaattttaattagagacATTCAAATCATTTTTATATCTGTGAGGTCTTGAGttggattttaaaaatattagagaaagattttataaatatttaatagcaattaaattatgttattaatGTTGCAATCACCCATCTTCTTAATCACTATTAGACGTTAAATGAAAGGAAATATCATGATGTTAGTGTGGGCTAAACaagataaagaag
The Hevea brasiliensis isolate MT/VB/25A 57/8 chromosome 18, ASM3005281v1, whole genome shotgun sequence genome window above contains:
- the LOC110640113 gene encoding protein S40-5; this translates as MAKGRRLTTSRSERLLGSFAYSNGQETNVNDLSELGEEDVWSMVDDEAHRNDQINNNSQEDWISRADVESNGNMSIRSRRRIPRDRGDHHVGGLSLAFEDSSGKTASSRIVHQFRGHDSVAPEASSPRHMATSAPVNVPDWSQILRVDSVESLHDSDEGYDDRDSEMVPPHEYLAREYAHSRKMGGASVFEGVGRTLKGRDMRRVRDAVWSQTGFDG